In Paenibacillus sp. G2S3, a single window of DNA contains:
- a CDS encoding ImmA/IrrE family metallo-endopeptidase, with the protein MDELINNLIKKYKTNCPFELASALGIHIRFMNLGTGTKGLYYRKLRRRFIVIHNELPVEWQRFVCAHELGHDRLHKGINRFFLEESSYFSPGKLERQANVFAVKLLSTGSNPEQEESWKSYYLRIGIPPEVQFLLEE; encoded by the coding sequence ATGGATGAACTGATCAATAATCTGATTAAAAAATATAAAACCAACTGTCCGTTCGAGCTGGCCTCAGCGCTAGGCATTCACATTCGTTTCATGAACCTTGGGACAGGCACAAAGGGATTATATTACCGAAAACTAAGAAGAAGATTTATCGTCATTCATAATGAGTTGCCAGTTGAGTGGCAGCGCTTCGTTTGTGCGCATGAATTAGGACATGATCGCCTTCATAAGGGGATTAACCGTTTCTTTCTGGAGGAAAGCTCCTACTTCTCTCCTGGGAAGCTTGAACGTCAAGCTAATGTTTTTGCTGTAAAGCTACTATCCACAGGCAGCAATCCTGAGCAAGAAGAGTCATGGAAAAGTTATTATCTACGGATTGGTATTCCACCAGAAGTTCAATTTCTTTTGGAAGAATGA
- a CDS encoding transcriptional regulator — translation MKQEFGDYMKQLRESKGLTINQLAAEAGISGSQISRIENGLRGVPKPTTLRKIAEATGVPYEELMDQAGYLQEQSLPSEEVVPEWATSKDKRDFRKMLEDDGELMFDGIPLDKEDKQRIKDVLTGLFWEAKQMNKRNKSNNT, via the coding sequence ATGAAACAAGAATTTGGCGATTACATGAAGCAACTTCGCGAATCAAAGGGACTCACTATTAATCAATTGGCTGCAGAAGCAGGGATTAGCGGATCACAGATTTCACGGATTGAAAATGGTCTAAGAGGAGTGCCTAAGCCAACTACATTACGCAAAATAGCAGAGGCTACAGGAGTCCCGTACGAGGAGCTAATGGATCAAGCCGGGTATTTACAGGAACAGTCCCTTCCAAGCGAAGAGGTTGTACCAGAGTGGGCTACGAGCAAGGATAAGCGGGATTTCCGAAAGATGCTAGAGGATGATGGAGAGCTTATGTTTGATGGGATTCCACTAGACAAGGAAGACAAGCAGAGGATAAAAGATGTACTGACCGGCTTATTCTGGGAAGCCAAACAGATGAACAAAAGAAATAAATCCAACAACACTTAA
- a CDS encoding ArpU family phage packaging/lysis transcriptional regulator, with the protein MMNLSALPELDRRRTQVAIESMLEKYRIFKTVTFEAKEASTTYSYTERFHGPTNTVTDQTATIASYNVDIPAARRAFCSAIDSVVERLDTREQQLVRERYMKRDETYDYTIYNHVFDPPVSKDTYVKIRSKAFYKMALALTDLGLLSLNTLITAPRVKKEKISIN; encoded by the coding sequence ATGATGAACTTATCTGCTTTACCAGAGTTAGACCGTCGCCGAACCCAGGTCGCTATAGAGAGCATGTTGGAGAAATACCGTATTTTTAAGACCGTTACATTTGAGGCTAAGGAAGCCAGTACTACGTATTCGTATACAGAAAGATTTCATGGTCCTACGAATACTGTTACTGATCAGACTGCTACGATAGCATCTTATAATGTGGATATACCGGCTGCTAGGAGGGCTTTTTGTTCAGCGATAGACTCTGTGGTAGAAAGACTCGATACGAGGGAACAACAATTAGTAAGAGAGCGTTATATGAAAAGAGATGAAACGTATGACTATACGATTTACAATCATGTGTTTGATCCACCGGTGAGTAAGGATACTTACGTCAAGATACGCTCGAAGGCTTTTTATAAGATGGCTTTGGCTTTAACGGATCTTGGTCTACTGTCCCTTAATACCTTAATAACAGCACCTAGAGTGAAGAAAGAGAAGATTAGTATTAATTAA
- a CDS encoding phage tail sheath family protein, giving the protein MAGGTWTTQNKVRPGVYVNVASNQGAIGKMGERGITALALALSWGEPGVIMKITPQDDVNKLLGYDLEHSTLLPVREALKRAGTLLLYRLNEGVKAAVTNSGLQVTAKYGGVRGNDLSVVIEKNIENNALFDVKTLLNGTEMNKQTVGTAEELVANDYVQFQKNGAEGLKLTAGMPLIGGANGTVTNGAHSDFLSALEVLEFQTVGLVSQDSTLKALYSSWVKRLRDTEGKKVQAVLSDYATAGHEGVISVKNGVVLSDGTTIDNIYAVAWVAGATAAAAVNQSLTYQGYDDSVDADVRLSHSETTAALLQGELLFTYSGGRAVVEQDINTFTAFSPDKGKAFSKNRVLRVLDGIANDLKRIFENYYIGKVANNEDGRALFWSQCATYMNDLQDIGAIESFNAQTDVVVVAGTDSDSIVLDVAVKPVDSVEKVYMKVKVV; this is encoded by the coding sequence ATGGCAGGCGGAACATGGACAACTCAAAACAAGGTACGCCCCGGGGTGTACGTAAATGTAGCATCGAATCAAGGTGCCATCGGAAAAATGGGAGAACGCGGGATTACTGCTTTGGCACTTGCCCTATCTTGGGGAGAACCGGGAGTGATTATGAAGATTACCCCGCAGGACGATGTGAATAAGCTGCTAGGTTATGATTTGGAACATTCGACACTACTACCAGTGCGCGAAGCGCTGAAACGTGCGGGAACATTGCTGCTCTATCGATTGAATGAAGGAGTTAAAGCGGCGGTAACAAATAGCGGCCTCCAGGTAACTGCTAAATACGGAGGTGTACGCGGGAATGATCTTTCTGTTGTTATTGAGAAGAATATTGAGAATAATGCTCTTTTTGATGTGAAGACGTTGCTGAATGGAACCGAAATGAACAAGCAAACGGTTGGAACGGCTGAAGAGTTAGTCGCCAACGATTACGTTCAATTCCAGAAAAATGGAGCGGAAGGCTTGAAGCTAACCGCAGGTATGCCGCTTATTGGCGGAGCTAATGGTACAGTGACCAACGGCGCGCACAGCGATTTCTTATCTGCTCTTGAGGTGCTTGAGTTCCAAACGGTTGGACTAGTATCGCAGGATAGTACGCTTAAGGCGCTGTATAGCTCTTGGGTAAAACGACTGCGGGATACTGAAGGGAAGAAAGTACAGGCTGTACTATCGGACTATGCGACTGCGGGTCATGAAGGTGTGATCAGCGTGAAGAATGGGGTAGTGCTAAGCGACGGAACTACGATTGATAACATCTACGCCGTGGCTTGGGTAGCCGGTGCGACGGCTGCTGCTGCAGTGAATCAATCGCTGACTTATCAGGGATATGACGACTCCGTTGACGCTGATGTGCGGCTTAGCCATTCTGAGACGACAGCAGCTTTGCTGCAAGGTGAACTGCTCTTTACTTACAGTGGAGGTCGGGCCGTGGTGGAGCAGGATATTAACACGTTTACGGCATTTTCTCCGGATAAAGGCAAAGCGTTCTCTAAGAATCGTGTCTTGCGTGTGCTGGATGGAATTGCGAATGATCTAAAGCGTATTTTTGAGAACTACTACATTGGTAAGGTAGCTAATAATGAAGATGGACGGGCCCTATTCTGGTCACAATGTGCGACTTATATGAATGATCTGCAGGATATCGGGGCGATTGAAAGCTTCAATGCGCAGACCGATGTTGTCGTTGTGGCAGGTACCGATAGCGATAGCATTGTGCTCGATGTGGCTGTGAAACCGGTAGATTCCGTAGAAAAAGTATATATGAAAGTGAAGGTGGTTTAA
- a CDS encoding DUF6838 family protein yields the protein MSVQQLRDHITSALERYFPDVPVYVEGQKPQTAYFYPGLISATLDRQREGRYLALYRFGIRYEQGSLLEAERMADKLSEAMAGMEQEGGSFRVARQAWEAGVEGHGPLFTTDYMVYLQSEKPDPIKMGQMIGGERLK from the coding sequence ATGTCGGTACAACAATTACGAGATCACATTACGAGTGCGCTGGAGCGGTATTTTCCAGATGTGCCTGTGTATGTGGAGGGGCAGAAACCTCAGACGGCTTATTTTTATCCTGGACTGATCTCAGCGACTCTGGATCGGCAGCGGGAAGGCAGGTATTTGGCGCTCTATCGCTTCGGTATCCGTTATGAACAAGGCAGTCTGCTGGAAGCTGAGAGAATGGCTGATAAGCTAAGCGAGGCAATGGCAGGGATGGAGCAAGAGGGTGGCTCTTTTCGTGTAGCTAGGCAAGCCTGGGAAGCTGGGGTAGAGGGCCATGGGCCGCTTTTTACGACGGACTATATGGTGTATTTGCAAAGTGAGAAGCCTGACCCCATTAAGATGGGACAAATGATAGGAGGAGAAAGACTGAAATGA